TGCCAATGCACTGCTTAAACAGCCCATATCTGTACCTCAAACCATAACCCCATGCAGGCAAATTTAATGTTGCCATCGAGTCTAGAAAGCATGAAGCTAACCTTCCCAGACCCCCATTACCTAGAGCTGCATCTTTCTCCTACAAAACAATTACTTGTGAGAAAATCCATAATCTGCTTCTAAGACTTAGTAGACATGCAGACTAAGGAAGgcaggaaaaacaaaattgcagCTGAAAAACACAGGAATTATTTGTGTTTTAAGGAAGgctaatagaaaaaaaatctgGAGCTAGATTCAACTTCTCTACCAAGATAGTCCATAACAAAGTCATAAATGAATGCACAGACGTCTattataaaatacttaattGTTGCGAGTCTTGTGACTATTAGCAAATGCTTCAAAGTTTATGCAAAACGTATTAAGGTATTTGAGACATCATCACACCTGCTCAACAATTTCCTCGAGGTCATGACCCAGCTTATTCAAAGCATCAATATATGCATCTTGAGAGTCCAGGTTTCCAATTGCATTAGTCAGAGATCGTCCTTGTAGGTACTCCATGGATAAATAGTATGTTTGCTTTGGATCGGCTTTGTGAAAGTGAAGATAGGTTTGATTCCATTGCTGCAGAAGAAATAGCCACATAGCACAGACACCATTTGATCAGCTGcagtttataaataaataaatgcagaTAAGCTACGTTTAATCTCCAATTAACCTCTTTTACAAGCTTAATAAGAGTTTAAAGTCCAAAAAGTTAACATATCGTATATCTTCATTCTTTATAAGGTTTaattcccctctctctctccctgccTCCCTTCATTACATGTTTCCAACCTCTATATACTAATATTAActtaacattaattttatttaaaactatttttattcatatttagtgtttttacaatttaatttatttataaaacctAATATATGCATTTAATTGTTATGTTATCTccatcattattatttttttttataaatgcattAAAATCTCTATTCGTATTTTTTCTTAAGTGGATTTATTAGACAACACCAAATCACATGCATTTATGTGTGCATTCATTTCTAGTATTATGATGTAATTCATGATATTAAGCATGTATCAGATGTATCATGGCAAATTCTCCAAAAGAAATTGTCTACCACAACTGAATCTGGCAGGTGAGACTTTGAGCAGTGTTAAGCATATTCTGTCTGAAGATGCGATCCAGTAAAATGTTTAACTTCTGTGGTTCTGCctgattattaaattttttatcacaAAAAGCTGTTTCGTTTTGTATTTTAGACCAAGCTACCAAAGAACTTCTATTTCAGCCAACTTTTGCACcgtaagaaataataaaatccaGTGGATACCAAAGGAGACTTTCCTAGTCCAGTTCAAGTTTAGTACAGGTAATTTGTGGTACCAGCAAGGTAAATTACTTTTGACAACAAGTTAGCATTCAGCAAATAGATGCAACAGGCATAACACAAATAACACCATTTTTTGTTTCAACCTTATGGAAAAAATGAGTTTATAAATCTATAAGGAACTGATAAATTTCTAGGCGCAGTAACTTCAAATCCAAAACCTTCACAGATGACAAATAAAGAAGTCTTTACTTGTATCAGACGATTGCGAACACTCTCTGCTGTTGCGTAGAATGCTTGCTCTGGCTCAAATTTGAAAGGGGAAAAATGAGGATTGTATTGGACATGGTAATTGATGTTGGATGCAATCTCGGCTGGTTCTTCGGCCAGCGGATGCGCAACAGCCGGAATTTTGGCTAGTACACCAGATTTAGCAGAAAGTCCAGACTTAGTATTGCCACTGACTTCTTCTACAGTCCCCATGCCTAGCAATTTTTAGTATAGCTTCTACAAGTAGTCCACAAACGACAAAATCAATCCGAAGCaacaacaataattaattaaatcttacGAAAGCCATAACATCAACACAGGATGACAATCATAAAATCAAatggaataaaattaaaactaagcGTCCAAACTGTTCTACAAATTGCCAGATTTTtgctaaaacttaaataagGCAAACAGTTTCATGCAAGGTCAAAGAGTTattcaaaatgaattattcCGAATTGAAGAAGTATACAGCAAAATGAATTCTCTCACTTAAAACTTTGGTAGGAATCTGACCACAGAAATGTAATCTAAACTTCTTTGAAGACGTGATCTTAGAGGCAAACTCCTCAAGCTCCCCCTGATGAGGATTCTTGTAGAAAAGCCAAGCGAAAATTGAAGAGAATCACGTGAATAGATCAAGTTGCAGGAAAATTGCTGAGCTAAGATATTAGACTATATAGAGCGAATTGAGAAGTTACAAAGTCGATGGAGATATTTGTACAGATGTTTCCAAAAGAGAGATAAAAGGGACTGTTTgggaatataatataatatgcggagagagagagagagagagagagagagagagagagagagaccacaAATATCAGAGacagtagaagaagaagaagaagaagacggaaGAGTCCCCTCTCCGGAGTGAAGTCGTCGAAGTGATTGAGAGAGTGAGTGAAAGGTTCCTTCCTTCAACGGTCTATAATTTTcgttattttatgaaattaaaaaataataaaaatgttagtAATTCACTCATACAAATTGTTCGAATTAAAAAACTTcttgagaaatgaaaataaattttagcatCGCGAGGAGGAGGATGAAGAAGGGAAAGGGATCACGTTCACGTGTAATGGGAGAGAGGAAAAAGGGGAGAGAGCGTTGAGATCGGCGAAATCAACAGATATCATCTGACTGCGTGTTTCTAATTCCAAATCTCAGCGACGAGTGACACGTGCGAGCGTTGAACTTGAATGAATGCAAAGCTCCAATTTtatacattaataataataaataataaataatgcgTATGCATCCAAGAGGAGGGTATGGGCTTTCCTTATACAGTGGCAGCAGTGCTAGTACAGGCCCATCCATTGTTGCCGGAAGAACCCAATAACACCGTAATATAATGTTAGGTCGAGTTTgatatctcaaatttttttaagaaaaaagtaatttctttatttaatttttaacttttacattgtttgatagcatttttttttctagagaAGTCACTTTCTTATTAATGGTCACGTGAGGTCATTTTCCTTCGAaccataaaaatcaaattctttAGGGGAAAGGAGATGAAATTTTCCTGACAATTGAAAAGGGCAATGGGTGAGTGACAACTGGGAATAAGGGAGAAGGGAAGGTGGGTGGGGGAGggtttgtaaattattttatattttatattttatatttttaataattaataaatataaatatataaaaagaaaatatgccaAAATTatgtatgaattatttttttgaaaaacaaaacaaaaataattttatagttttatttttttgaaaaaataatttaattaatttaaaatacgttattattttaattttttttacaagatttaatatttttttaatacattttcactattgaattccatgaaaaatgtgtcatttttcatgaaaaataatgcctatcaaacacgaaatgccagaaaaatgatcaaattctatgaaaaatattatcaatcaaacaccaaaagatgaaaaataacatcattttctaggtagaaaattataccaatcaaacagcttaaattttcaattttcagaaatttattttccttgtaattcaatttcttggaattcattttcttttcacttaaattttaccattgcaatcaaacgcacccttagatGCAAAGAAAATAATgcttacaaaataatatatgaatatatttattaaaattttgaaaaattatcacaATGACTTACATTTATAAAAGGTCATGCTAAGCAGATATATGTGGGAAACGCAAAGTAATGTCacatacttaaataaaaaaaaaaaaagaactcatTATAATGataaacatattattattaaatcattttattaatacTTTTATGTGAACGtttctataaaaataatatatattttttaaaaaatttatctagaattcatgtttgATGCAATGAATTTCATTTATCCAAGTTTGGGGACCAGTTGTAATCAAAAGGAAGACTTTTAATTCTTAAGTGTTGGGGGGATTAGACCATATTTAGAGTATGGCTCACAATGTTAGCCAATTAAACCCTAACAAATATGCAAAACATGAGCATAactgataaaatatatatatatatatatatattataaagaatGTGCGATcaagtgaaaaaagaaaaataaatcatatgtaataatttaataataaaataaaaaattaaaatacataaaaatatatttttaaaatatattatggatttaaagacataaagatatatgataaaatttttaattgttcttTGTTCTAGTAGCTGCCTGCTATCCAGTACTCTCTGCTCCATCACTTTTTTTTAGAAACTGACTTACCTAAATGGATCGATTATCAAATTATTAAGGTATTAATATACCTTATGATGTTGAtccaaacataaaataaaataaaatcatacccctgtgataattataaaaatttcaatgtGCTTTTCCTAGTATTAGAAGAAAAAGGGACTGCAcctaaatattacaaaaaaaaaaaattattagataataATCTTATATCTagatcaaaaaagaaaattgttctgtataaaaaaataaaaaaaatatttaaaatgtgtATATTGGGCCAATCAGAGATCTTCATACTTATCAGTAGGCAAGAAATTTCTTAGTTTATTCCCACTAGGTGCGTTGGgaaattttttcattatttggaTCAGGTTTATCAGGTACCAATTTGTGATCTCTCACAAGATCAATTGATGGGTCATTAGTTTGACTGGGTTCACAAAAAACTGattaattttaactaatttacacacatttccaacacttttccccaaataaaaaatagataatgcTGAACGAACAATTTAGGTGACAATTATGCTCTATTTACAAATTTACCCTCAACTTCAATTACAAATCTACCCTCAAATTGAATACCCCTAATTTGCTACCTATTTCCTCATGCTTCTTTCtcgtactctctctctctactcgTTCTCATTGACATACCGTTGTTCGCCGCCATCAACACTTCTCGTCACCATTTCAGCCATTGTCGATGCTttcatctccttctctctcattttatgTTCTCGTTCTCGCTACTGTTGCCATCAACGTAGCCATCTCTGTCACCACCATCAACGCTTTTGGTCGCCATTCGCCTCTATTGCAACTTCCATAGTTGTTCGCCTCCATCGTTCTTGCAGATGTCTTCTATCTTTTTAGGTCTTCTATTCTCGCCCACCACTTCTCTCTTATTGTCGTTTGTTGTTCGCTTCCGCCATTCTAGCTGCTACCTCTGCCTtcatctcattctctctttgGGTTTTTTGTTCTCGCTCGCTACTTCTCTCCTATCATCATTCGTCTTCATCATTCCAGTCATCAACGACACCTCTATCTCCTTCCCTCTCTCTTTATCTTCTTGCTCTCACCCACGACTTCTCCTCTTCATTTATAGTTTCCCGTTGTTCGCCGTCGTTTCTCGCCGTTCTCCtatcaaaaagatttatatttatttattttatatatattgcacttaatattttaaaaattttgacgAAAAAAATATGCTTTTTTAGCTtatcataaatgataaaaacaCGGTATTGTTAACAAATTGTATGGATTGaccattttatttctaatttttaaaaaattaaaataacacaaatatataatatatttactgAAAATGTATTTGCATATAACTTTAGGGTAGatatacatatttttcaaataaaaatatagactAATAAACAacgatataaataaataatatactttgggttaaagtatatttttatgttattacttattTGTATTGCTTGCATAAAATAGCTTACTAATTGATTTGACGAGTTCACTCGCAGAAACAGATTTATGGAAGGAAATACTTATACAACAGCATAAGAGAAGCAACATTGACTTAATCTTCTATGGGAAAATAATTGGCGgttgaataaatttttatttgtttaggtTTTAAAACCCCCCcatgatgcattttttttttttactcagtGACGTATTTCGTTTGGCTCATTTGTTTATTGTCTTCAGTATACGGAATGTATTGTATTGGTAATGCCTTAATCAAATGTGgtgatttaacaaaaaaaaatccattccaTGTTTCTTAGTGATCTTGGAAAACTGATAAGAATAATTCTTCTGCAAAGAATAATCGGACTCTGAGAATGGTAGATAAGCAAGCAACAAGTTTAGCAAAATTGGTAGTATCTGAAGCAAAAGCATCAGATTAAGCCCTACTCCACCAAAATCATCCCACTGTTGATTGCCCGCTCTAGTTTTAGTTAAACACCAGAGGCTTGAAACATGTCCAACGCCAAAGAAAGCCTTCAACATCTCATTATTAACATtatataaatatgcttttagtgctcatatttttaatttaaaaaaacaaaaataataattaaaattgaaaataacactaaacaaaaaagcaaacaaacaacaaaaagaaatccTTCCAATATGAGATGCCGACGGCAGCAAAAGGAGCCGGTCCGAGtaggggagagagggagagacaaAAAGTAGACAAAGGGTGGGTGGAGGGGATGCTAGCAGCAGCGGCGATGGAGGCTGCCGCCGGTGGAGGAGATGTTGACGAAAACAAAAGGAGAAGAGACATCAGTGACGACAAAGGACGAAGGAGGTAGGAGACACCAGCAACAACAAAAGGGAGAGATGTCAAATGCGTTTGGTCTGAATCTGACGTCCTTTGGTCTGCTCATGCTCTCTAGCATCTGTTGTCGTCCTGCGTGCGTCTCTTACATTGACGGCGAGGCCAatctttgagagagagagagagagggggggagagagTTGAGGGGAGAGAAGATTTTAACatgtattcaaaattttaagttaaatttatcatgatatactggtatcaaaatatcgtgataAATTTGATTGTCACAAAAGTTGTCACGATAAAATTATGGGTCTAgcattatccataaagaatgGCTTGGTGAGCAGCTTTGCAGTCTAGTCAACCAGTTCACCGTCATTCAGCTGATTTTTTACCAGGCGATTTTCTTCAAAGCCACCCAAACCAATTCAACCAGTATTCACAACCCTGAATGAGGCAGTCTCACCATACATTCCCCTAGGCAGATGGCATTGATACCAATTTGGGTCGTAATTTGTTGGGCCCAAATTGTCACGGTTGGGACCAGGTTTAAAACCCATTGGTCTTTTCAGTTCAGACTACCCAAAAAGTAACAGTTCCACGCAATTTTACCAAATAaatcaaaagttttttttttcctcgtACTTGCAAGATCATTCTGATGGGCATAAAAGATCTCATTGATTTAGGATAGGATCTCCAGCTTCTTCCTCTTTGGAGCCTCACACTATCAGCAGCCAACATCATCATCAGCCTTCACACTTCAACTTGATACTCTAAACCATATGCAACTATTACGAATGTTCTTGTTTGATTTTGCTATCATTACGTTTCTAACTTTACTGGATGCATAGAAACAAATGGTTCCAGAGGCAGCTTATTTTGTTGCCATTTTACTACTATACACATTTCTTGACAGAAGAAGAAACTCTAAAGGCCAATACCGTTTAGATCAGATATTCAACAGAATGATGCATTCAGAGTTTGCTTGCATGTTTACCAAATAAAGAATGTCGACCTTCAGCAACCAGCTCTCCAGTTGCTTTATTTCTTACAAGAACGCTCGTTCCAGAATAACCGCCTCTCTGGCCTAGAACCCTTGCGGTAAGCTCCAACTCATCCTGCCAATTCAATGTCCAGGATGTAAAACATGACACATCTAGCAAAGCATACAACTAAATCTATAGCAGTTTAATATTCGCATAATGAAGCTAGAAAATGAAAACACCATACACTGGCATATTCAGCACAAAATGCTAAAATGATGGCCATTGTTTCAGATGCATGCAGCAACGAAACAATGGTCTTCAGTTACAGTAAAAACATGTAACTTCATGACCTTAGCCTAATAATACTTGGAAAACATGTTTATTTCGCAAATCTGTAACCGACCAGCAAACATGTATTCTGATAACAGGTCGATAAGATAGCTGTAGCTACAAATATTCCGGACAAACAAAGCATTTTGctgtaattttttatgattaattttGATGAGAAGTCTCGGAGAGGACTTCAATTTGGAGAATTCAGAACATATATACATCCCTTAAGAAGAAAATACAAGCAATGAAGAAGCTACGTCAGTTGGAGAACAATTTACGCGTTCCCAGGAGCAATTATCTTGTAGATGATTGACCTTTCAGTAGGAAGATGTTTGTTTGCTAATAGTTCAGTGCATTCGTTTGCAGACTAGTCTTCACCTAATACGGCAAAAGGCAGGTGAAATATTTCCAAAGCTCTACCCAAACTTGGATGCTTAActtctcaaatttttaattatgttttttaagttaaaaatctCTCTTTTGATATGGGGAAAAAAATTCATGACTCATTTCTTTTTAACCCTCAATATCTCATATCATAACATCTGATGATATATTATAATCCACCTTATGCTTAAATATAccccgaatatatatatatatatatcagtacCAAGATATTTGATACATATTATAATACCCTTAATTCAAGGATTTCAGAAAGCTGGACGAGTAACCATTTTACCAGAGTCTTATAGCATATACTCGGTGTAAAGACCCTCTGCTGCAGAATTAGGGACAGTTTGAGCTTACTTTGCGAGTTAACAGGTTATTTCAATGTTAAAACTAGGTGGCAAGCCAAATATAGATGCCAAACAAGCCCAAATAATGAAGATACCCTCAATTTATACAATGTGTGTGACCATAAACAAATTGTGTGCAATTAATTCAGCAATGGCAGAGGGCATAAGTCTTAAGAATTCGCGAAAAATATTACGACAAAGGAGAAAGGACAATTAGGCAATAGGTAGAAAACGTTAGTGTCAAAAACATCATCTCGAAGTGAGGGATTTCGAGGCAAATGCGACTTACATCGAGCTTTGCAGTCGAAAGGAAGGAGATGGACATGTCCACCGAGACATTCATGGGAAGACCCTCAACATGGACCACAGCACCGCCGACTTCATCAACCAGATTCGCAATAGCTCCCGCACACAACTTTCCATTTCTATCCTGGATGGAAAACTGATTTCAAAATCTGTAACCAATCATCGAAGACTGTATACATGCATACTGGTGTTTAATAATTAGGGTTCTCGAAATTGTGGCAAAATCGGACGGCATTTGAGTTTTGAGATTAAAAATATGAAACTATTACACTTGTCGAAGCGAATCACAAACCATATGCAAATAAGGGTTTGAGGAATCATACAGTGAGGCGAGGAGGGACCTTGTAGGTGCATGTAACGAGGCCGGGCTCGACTCGGTCGACTCGGATGCCCTTCAGTATAAAGTCTTCGAAGAAGCTGCTGTCAATGCCGACTCGGTGAGGAGCGACGGTGAGTCGGGCTACTGACTCAGATTCTTCACTGGTCAACTGTAAGGATTCCTTTGCCCTCTCCATTTTTGTTGGCCTTCTTCTGCTACACCTCTCTCCCCCGCTGTCTCTCCTCGTCAAATCAAAGCGAGGCGGTTCGGCCTATTAGCAATTATTTTACAAGAGAGGTCTATGACTCGATATTAATTATCACGCGGCTTATTGTGCAACCATCTTAACAGTTCCCGGGAGGAATGATAATGGTTTAATaaatgagttttatttatttattaaaattaaaataattataaaataaattataaaagtaaagattatttaaaatagatattagttattctttaaaaattaaaataaattttaaaaaattatgtttaaatgatataaatatgatatatattttaaatatttattaaataagtaTATAAATAGGTAAATGTTCTAGATATGCCAGTGGACAATTTAATTATAGGGCTGCTGTTAGAATActcattaatattattttaattataatttattttgtttgtaaGTTTTAAATAGAAAGAAGATTAACttagtctttaaattttatttacttggtttagctctgatttttttttttctaaaattcactttcaaactttttaaatagtttaatttaatgatcaatttgattttaaaaaaactaatattttaagGTATAAAGTGAATCAAAAACTATAATTTTATGGGGCAAAATAAATCTATCATTTTGAAAGGTTTAGGAGTGaatttgattaagaaataaaaaatgatcaaaataaaaaatttagaagcTAATTTGGATTTTTTCCCAATATGAAATACATAATAgtggaaattttattttaatttttgttaacaaCTATCTATACATAACAAGTTATGACTAAattgtaatattataattagATTTAATATTCTCTTGTATTAAAAGGCTAATGAGCAAATTTGCTCAAGGTAcctaaatttcaaaaagaatagTTGTAGATTTCCAATTCACAAATATATCATTATCCTTTAAAAGTAATTagataaattaagaaatattgtaAAACCTCTCAACAATTTAGCCACCTCATGCTctactaaaaatttatttatttttcttaaattcattaattttatgACATGAGACTgtctaaatataaatataaatataaatataaatataaagtcaTAATctcatattataattatttataaataaaaaaaaactcatggTGTGAGAGGGCGGGCATGGACCTGGCCGCTAGCTCCACCCCTTATTATCAACGCAAACAATATATGAGTACTTTActgtaatttatttaattattatgtgattaatgattaattttatCGATTTTCAATTTCAGTCGATCGTGATTCGTTTTGAACCACGATGAGTGAGTCCAAAAATGCCAAGAGGAGGAAAATAAAGATCCCAGATGTGAGTCAACACAAGCGATTTTCACGTGATTCGatcagaacgatgcctactccacgaccgcactctgattattctctcagaatGACAGTGTCTGATTATTTTCCTTGTACCCCTCATGATATATCTGATTTctatttataatgaggggcctttataatttggataatatatagaaatataaagatgacattttgggGGACAAACAACCCTTATCATCTATACAAAATCGGGAGTGAGATCCTCATTATGAGGAGCATGGACTGTTGCAGGTAAAGTAAATGGACCATTCCTTTAACTTCTTAGCAGCTTTGCCACTTATGCGAATTGGAAGTTTTAGGCCAGTGATCTGGATGGTCCAACGAACTGAAGGCTTTGCCAGTAGCTCATTAGTCGATCGCTGAGAGCTAGCTATGGGCTTTGCCGGgagctcgctttacgagtttcgGATTTTGATAGTGTATGGACTTTCTTTAGCGAAGCTGCCTTGGCC
This genomic stretch from Diospyros lotus cultivar Yz01 chromosome 1, ASM1463336v1, whole genome shotgun sequence harbors:
- the LOC127797973 gene encoding uncharacterized protein LOC127797973 isoform X2 translates to MERAKESLQLTSEESESVARLTVAPHRVGIDSSFFEDFILKGIRVDRVEPGLVTCTYKVPPRLTDRNGKLCAGAIANLVDEVGGAVVHVEGLPMNVSVDMSISFLSTAKLDDELELTARVLGQRGGYSGTSVLVRNKATGELVAEGRHSLFGKHASKL
- the LOC127797973 gene encoding uncharacterized protein LOC127797973 isoform X1; translated protein: MERAKESLQLTSEESESVARLTVAPHRVGIDSSFFEDFILKGIRVDRVEPGLVTCTYKVPPRLTFSIQDRNGKLCAGAIANLVDEVGGAVVHVEGLPMNVSVDMSISFLSTAKLDDELELTARVLGQRGGYSGTSVLVRNKATGELVAEGRHSLFGKHASKL
- the LOC127797973 gene encoding uncharacterized protein LOC127797973 isoform X3; protein product: MERAKESLQLTSEESESVARLTVAPHRVGIDSSFFEDFILKGIRVDRVEPGLVTCTYKDRNGKLCAGAIANLVDEVGGAVVHVEGLPMNVSVDMSISFLSTAKLDDELELTARVLGQRGGYSGTSVLVRNKATGELVAEGRHSLFGKHASKL